Proteins encoded in a region of the Diadema setosum chromosome 7, eeDiaSeto1, whole genome shotgun sequence genome:
- the LOC140230861 gene encoding dynein axonemal assembly factor 4-like yields MPIAIKDYTWEETETTVHITVPIKGNSSSKADIFSSDDYIKVNSPPYIFEVFLFGDVDDGRSVAQLGDSVITFKLTKKEPGTWGQLSSTGDKEKLKEKRQVAVTAAHKRAEEQREEKKRKKREKEKFALNEQIRLENEEKERIREIKEAEIQRVTKELEEWKKQTQEEPPGDDPNPAFRHDDGDDEGEDDDDDEEEVRDEKSLIDKLPPPRSRQNISVTFTPRVFPTPLRESRVQEEEEWLKKQAEARKIPEIDDDDLTAEERNPFWLKDKGDSFFKGGNFLAAVNAYNTAIRLNGKVPAFYSNRAACHLKLRNFIKCVEDCSKAIELLTPPVQANASSRLKAYTRRGTAFCELELYAEGLQDYEAALKIDPKNEQIRQDSERIRKVIQGTS; encoded by the exons ATGCCAATCGCAATCAAGGACTATACGTGGGAAGAAACAGAGACAACTGTCCATATCACTGTCCCCATCAAAGGGAACAGTTCTTCGAAAGCAGATATATTTTCAAGCGATGACTATATAAAG GTCAACAGCCCTCCATACATCTTTGAGGTGTTTCTCTttggtgatgttgatgatgggAGGAGTGTGGCTCAGCTTGGAGACAGTGTCATCACCTTTAAGCTAACTAAGAAGGAGCCAGGGACATGGGGGCAGCTTTCATCAACAG gtGACAAAGAGAAGTTGAAAGAGAAGAGACAAGTTGCTGTTACTGCTGCCCACAAAAGAGCAGAAGAGCAAAGggaggagaagaaaagaaagaagagagagaaggagaaattTGCTCTGAATGAGCAGATAAGG ctggaGAATGAGGAGAAAGAGAGGATCCGTGAGATCAAGGAGGCAGAGATCCAGCGTGTTACCAAAGAGCTGGAAGAATGGAAGAAACAGACTCAGGAGGAGCCACCTGGAGATGACCCGAACCCAGCATTCA GacatgatgatggtgatgatgaaggggaggatgatgatgacgatgaggaGGAGGTTCGGGACGAGAAATCTCTTATCGACAAGCTTCCACCACCACGTTCCAGACAGAACATCTCAGTTACCTTCACCCCCAGAGTCTTTCCAACCCCTCTTCGGGAGTCAAGGGTgcaagaggaagaggag TGGCTCAAGAAGCAGGCAGAAGCGAGGAAAATCCCAGAGATTGATGACGATGATCTGACTGCTGAAGAGAGGAATCCATTCTGGCTGAAAGACAAGGGAGA TTCTTTCTTCAAGGGAGGGAATTTTCTTGCTGCTGTCAATGCCTACAACACAGCAATCAGACTGAATGGAAAAGTGCCAGC TTTCTACTCAAACCGAGCTGCTTGCCATTTGAAACTACGCAACTTTATTAAGTGTGTCGAAGACTGCTCAAAG GCCATTGAGCTCCTGACTCCACCTGTCCAAGCCAACGCTTCATCTCGTCTCAAGGCTTACACAAGGAGGGGAACAGCATTCTGTGAACTGGAGCTGTATGCAGAAG GTCTTCAAGACTATGAGGCAGCATTGAAGATTGACCCAAAGAATGAACAGATAAGACAAGACTCTGAGAGGATTCGCAAGGTCATCCAAGGCACCTCATGA